A genomic region of Caldalkalibacillus uzonensis contains the following coding sequences:
- a CDS encoding APC family permease, translated as MSSYNRSITLSQGIALYVAAILGSGILFLSASTATVAGPASILAWLIMILFSFPLAYTFAVLSRSYPDAGGAATFVRLAFGQHLGNLVGWFYFLTAAVGQMIVALTGANYIGVAFQLSAAEVAMIACGILVSAGVSNHFGLQVSGRVSLVLSTILLTMLCAAVVVTFPYMNWDQFQPLAPHGWLPVGTAIVMIFWSFFGWEAISNLAERFKHPQKDLIRSALLSATIIGIVFLLLSIVTVGSGTYGSIQTNTSPIGVMIHRGLGFQAQVITAILALIICMGTTNAFVASLAQLGYALSRDGAFPAWLFYLNARTQTPTRVVWLVILFAGLGVILTTMMHVHFTQLLFIPNSLGMMVYILSMAAALKLCEKYSKPWLSGLFCLLMLVLFMPFLSWHILVPLLVTGMYWLYQKGLGKVSVKDRKQMLGRWKV; from the coding sequence ATGAGTTCTTACAACCGCTCCATCACGTTATCCCAAGGGATTGCTTTATATGTTGCCGCCATTTTAGGTTCAGGTATTTTATTCCTTTCTGCAAGCACAGCAACAGTCGCCGGACCGGCTTCCATATTGGCTTGGCTGATAATGATTCTGTTTAGTTTTCCTCTGGCCTATACATTTGCTGTTTTATCACGTTCTTATCCCGATGCAGGTGGAGCAGCCACCTTTGTGCGGCTGGCTTTCGGTCAACATTTAGGCAATCTGGTTGGCTGGTTTTACTTTTTAACAGCAGCGGTGGGACAAATGATTGTCGCCTTAACAGGTGCTAATTATATAGGGGTTGCTTTTCAACTATCAGCCGCTGAGGTGGCAATGATTGCTTGCGGCATTTTGGTCAGCGCCGGTGTATCCAATCATTTTGGTCTCCAAGTAAGCGGGCGGGTTTCCCTGGTCCTCAGCACGATTTTACTCACCATGCTCTGTGCAGCTGTCGTTGTCACATTCCCGTATATGAACTGGGACCAGTTTCAACCCCTTGCCCCACATGGATGGCTCCCAGTGGGAACAGCTATTGTGATGATTTTTTGGTCCTTTTTCGGCTGGGAAGCAATAAGCAATCTGGCGGAACGCTTTAAACATCCGCAAAAGGATTTGATTCGCAGTGCACTGCTGAGTGCTACCATCATTGGGATTGTGTTTCTCCTGTTAAGCATCGTCACCGTTGGCAGCGGTACTTATGGCAGCATCCAAACCAATACCTCACCAATCGGGGTCATGATTCACCGTGGTTTAGGGTTTCAAGCACAAGTGATAACAGCCATCCTTGCCCTGATTATATGTATGGGGACCACCAATGCTTTTGTGGCCAGCCTTGCTCAACTTGGGTATGCCTTAAGCCGGGATGGCGCCTTTCCTGCTTGGCTGTTCTATTTAAATGCCCGAACCCAGACGCCGACGCGTGTCGTCTGGCTGGTAATTCTCTTTGCCGGACTGGGGGTTATTTTGACAACCATGATGCATGTCCATTTTACCCAGTTATTGTTTATCCCTAATTCGTTGGGTATGATGGTGTATATCCTTTCCATGGCAGCAGCACTTAAACTATGTGAAAAATATTCTAAACCATGGCTTAGCGGACTGTTTTGCTTACTCATGCTAGTCTTGTTCATGCCATTTTTAAGTTGGCACATATTGGTGCCGCTTTTGGTCACTGGTATGTATTGGCTGTATCAAAAGGGACTTGGAAAAGTAAGCGTGAAAGACCGTAAACAGATGTTGGGGAGATGGAAGGTATGA
- a CDS encoding bifunctional transcriptional activator/DNA repair enzyme AdaA — translation MMVDIHKAALWQAVVECDRKYDGIFYYAVKTTGIFCRPSCPSKPPKRENAVFFFDRDEAVQQGYRACKRCRPDLPLSAYDPQQEVINNAKHIMQLEYHKPWTLQSLSQRLGVSPYHLQRLFKQRVGVSPKQFLKQVRIQQAKLLLIKGEHSNTEICFSVGFTDLSQFYRCFRQATGLSPQAYKRSKTRPRGKAK, via the coding sequence ATGATGGTGGATATCCATAAAGCAGCGTTATGGCAAGCAGTTGTGGAATGTGATCGCAAATACGACGGAATCTTTTACTATGCTGTAAAGACAACCGGCATTTTTTGCCGTCCTTCCTGCCCTTCTAAGCCTCCCAAACGGGAAAACGCAGTCTTCTTTTTTGATCGGGATGAAGCAGTTCAGCAAGGCTACCGTGCATGCAAACGCTGCCGTCCTGACTTACCCTTATCGGCTTATGACCCTCAACAGGAAGTGATCAACAACGCAAAGCACATCATGCAGCTAGAATATCATAAACCGTGGACGCTACAATCTCTATCACAGCGCTTAGGGGTTAGTCCATACCATCTGCAACGCTTATTTAAACAAAGAGTGGGCGTCAGTCCCAAACAATTTCTGAAGCAGGTTCGTATCCAACAGGCTAAACTTTTACTGATTAAAGGGGAACACTCTAATACTGAGATCTGTTTTTCGGTGGGATTTACTGACCTGTCTCAATTTTATAGATGTTTTCGGCAAGCGACTGGTTTATCCCCACAAGCCTATAAAAGGAGTAAGACACGCCCCAGAGGAAAAGCAAAATAG
- a CDS encoding chromate transporter, which yields MEHETSSQAEVKSKGSVWEVLSVSTKLGLTSFGGPVAHLGFFREEYIKRRRWLDDRTYADLVALCQFLPGPASSQVGIGIGLIRAGFWGALAAWIGFTLPSVLLMALFAFVLQGLDLTSAGWIHGLKIAALAIVAHAVLGMGKSLAPDRERASIAILATIVILLWPTALNQIVVIIASGIIGTLLFKPGEAAQTEAFHIAIKRRWAILSLVLFIGLLLLLPLLRQLFPVQWLAMADTFYRVGSLVFGGGHVVLPLLEREVVAGDWVSQEAFLAGYGAAQAIPGPLFTFAAYIGALANGWSGALLATVAIFLPSFFLVIGTLPFWNILRRHPQVQGGLYGVNAAVVGILLAALYHPLWTNTVTSAADFALALISFGLIIFWKTPPWLVVMIGAIGGSVIALFTS from the coding sequence TTGGAACATGAAACATCTTCACAAGCGGAAGTAAAATCAAAAGGCTCAGTCTGGGAAGTGTTATCTGTTTCCACCAAGCTGGGCTTAACTTCTTTTGGCGGACCGGTTGCCCATCTGGGTTTTTTCCGGGAGGAATACATCAAGCGGCGCCGGTGGCTGGATGACCGTACATATGCTGACTTGGTCGCCTTGTGCCAGTTTTTGCCAGGTCCGGCCAGCAGCCAAGTGGGAATAGGTATCGGCTTGATCCGGGCTGGATTTTGGGGCGCGCTCGCAGCGTGGATTGGGTTTACTTTGCCATCGGTTCTGCTTATGGCTTTATTTGCTTTTGTGTTACAAGGGTTAGATTTGACCTCAGCTGGGTGGATTCATGGGCTGAAAATCGCCGCTTTGGCCATTGTCGCTCATGCGGTGTTAGGCATGGGCAAAAGCCTGGCCCCAGACCGGGAGCGGGCCTCGATCGCCATACTGGCCACCATCGTCATTTTGTTGTGGCCAACTGCACTCAACCAAATCGTGGTTATCATCGCCAGCGGAATCATTGGCACATTACTGTTCAAACCTGGAGAGGCAGCCCAAACAGAAGCGTTTCATATTGCCATCAAGCGCCGTTGGGCCATCCTCAGTTTGGTTTTATTTATTGGCCTGTTGCTCCTTTTGCCCTTGTTGCGCCAGTTGTTTCCTGTCCAGTGGCTGGCCATGGCTGATACGTTTTACCGGGTCGGATCACTGGTCTTTGGCGGCGGCCATGTTGTCTTGCCTTTGTTGGAACGGGAAGTGGTAGCCGGAGACTGGGTCAGCCAGGAGGCCTTCCTGGCCGGTTATGGTGCTGCTCAGGCTATTCCTGGTCCCTTGTTTACCTTTGCCGCCTATATTGGTGCACTGGCCAACGGTTGGAGCGGGGCTTTGCTGGCCACGGTGGCCATCTTCCTGCCGTCATTCTTCTTGGTGATTGGCACCCTTCCCTTTTGGAATATCTTGCGCCGCCATCCCCAGGTGCAAGGGGGGCTGTACGGCGTTAATGCAGCCGTGGTTGGCATCTTATTGGCCGCTCTGTACCACCCTCTGTGGACCAACACCGTCACTTCAGCTGCTGACTTTGCTCTGGCCTTAATCTCCTTTGGCCTGATTATCTTTTGGAAAACCCCACCGTGGCTGGTTGTCATGATAGGCGCCATCGGCGGCAGTGTGATCGCCTTGTTTACATCATAA
- a CDS encoding EamA family transporter has translation MSGLSWIIIFYLGLGATALTLFLWNYALRILDASVASLYTSLIPVFGLLFAVLLGESTSWIQLTGGFLAIVGVCIGDWLTDRKYSYAADHLDDVEK, from the coding sequence ATGAGTGGGCTGAGTTGGATCATTATTTTTTATCTAGGATTGGGTGCCACAGCATTAACGCTTTTTCTGTGGAACTATGCCCTAAGGATACTGGATGCCTCAGTTGCGTCGTTGTATACCAGTCTCATTCCCGTTTTCGGCCTCTTATTTGCTGTTTTGTTGGGAGAGTCAACCAGCTGGATTCAACTGACAGGAGGCTTTTTAGCCATAGTGGGTGTGTGTATCGGCGATTGGTTAACTGACCGAAAATACTCATATGCTGCCGACCACCTAGATGACGTAGAAAAGTAG
- the acpS gene encoding holo-ACP synthase, translating into MIIGTGIDMVELERIKRLREERPRLIRRILTDDEWEQYAGLSAFRQVEYLAGRFAAKEALAKALGCGVGRRFTWHHVSILNQPGGAPSVHWHRSLTDGAAGQLNIHLSISHTRQYAIAQVILEH; encoded by the coding sequence ATGATTATAGGAACAGGGATTGATATGGTAGAGTTGGAGAGGATCAAACGCTTGCGTGAAGAACGGCCACGTTTGATCAGGCGCATACTGACAGATGATGAATGGGAGCAGTATGCGGGTTTGTCTGCTTTCCGGCAAGTGGAGTATCTGGCGGGCCGGTTTGCAGCGAAGGAGGCATTGGCCAAAGCGCTGGGATGTGGGGTCGGCCGGCGTTTTACATGGCATCACGTCTCCATCTTAAATCAACCTGGCGGAGCGCCCTCCGTCCATTGGCACCGATCCTTAACTGATGGTGCTGCTGGCCAGCTGAACATCCATCTGTCCATTTCCCATACACGTCAGTACGCCATTGCCCAGGTGATCCTGGAACACTGA
- the thrC gene encoding threonine synthase has product MSWKGLLDHYAPYLPITEQTPRLSLNEGNTPLIRLETLSERWNVDLYVKVEGANPTGSFKDRGMVLAVAKAKEEGSEAIICASTGNTSASAAAYAARAKLRCIIVIPEGKIALGKLAQAVMYGAEIYAIEGNFDQALAMVRDIAAEEPLTLVNSVNPYRIEGQKTAAFEICDSLGQAPDILAIPVGNAGNISAYWKGFKEYDRCHHTGLPEMHGFEAEGAAAIVQGRVIEYPETIATAIRIGNPASWQTAVAAAQESGGQIDAVTDEEILEAYRLLAREEGLFAEPASCASLAGVKKQLETGQIKAGSRIVCVLTGNGLKDPNTAMEAVSMKPQVIPNDKQALLHKLKEGVRS; this is encoded by the coding sequence ATGAGTTGGAAAGGACTATTAGATCATTATGCCCCGTATCTGCCTATTACCGAGCAAACACCCCGTTTGTCACTCAATGAGGGCAATACCCCCCTCATCCGTTTAGAGACACTGTCAGAGCGCTGGAATGTGGATCTGTATGTCAAAGTGGAGGGAGCCAATCCCACCGGATCATTTAAAGACAGAGGGATGGTGCTGGCCGTTGCCAAGGCCAAAGAAGAAGGCAGTGAAGCCATCATCTGCGCTTCCACCGGCAACACCTCTGCTTCAGCTGCCGCCTATGCCGCCCGGGCCAAGCTGCGCTGTATCATTGTCATCCCGGAAGGAAAGATCGCTTTAGGCAAACTGGCTCAGGCGGTCATGTATGGTGCTGAGATTTACGCCATTGAGGGCAATTTTGACCAAGCGCTGGCCATGGTGCGGGACATTGCGGCAGAAGAACCGCTGACGCTGGTCAATTCAGTGAACCCTTACCGGATTGAAGGCCAGAAAACAGCCGCTTTTGAAATCTGCGATTCGTTAGGGCAAGCACCGGACATTTTGGCCATTCCAGTGGGCAATGCCGGCAACATCAGCGCTTATTGGAAAGGATTTAAAGAATATGACCGCTGCCATCACACCGGGCTCCCTGAGATGCACGGCTTTGAAGCAGAGGGTGCGGCAGCAATCGTGCAAGGCCGGGTGATCGAATACCCCGAAACGATTGCCACAGCCATTCGCATTGGCAATCCGGCCAGCTGGCAAACCGCTGTTGCCGCCGCTCAGGAGTCCGGCGGACAAATCGATGCTGTGACCGATGAAGAGATTCTTGAGGCTTATCGTCTGCTGGCTCGTGAAGAAGGTTTGTTTGCCGAACCGGCCTCCTGCGCCTCCTTGGCCGGCGTCAAAAAACAACTTGAAACAGGACAAATCAAAGCAGGCAGCCGTATCGTTTGCGTTTTGACCGGCAACGGGTTAAAAGATCCCAACACAGCCATGGAAGCGGTCAGCATGAAGCCACAGGTGATCCCCAATGACAAACAGGCTTTGTTACACAAGCTAAAAGAAGGTGTACGCTCATGA
- a CDS encoding rhomboid family intramembrane serine protease, whose product MNCLFVRTESFQQFIRYYPVITALIAINTVLFVLMRLPVIGEVVRFYGVGQNMAVAMGEYWRLITPIFLHYGLMHFLFNTFGLIIFAPALERLLGRWKFIGLYLATGIAGNVGTYFLGPDYYAHLGASGALYGLLGLYLYMVLFRKDLMDPASSQIVTTILIIGFIYSIIMPGINWYAHLFGFLCGLALGPLVFKGQMKYFTLMSDPAPTRSADPHKIRFDPRRWQKRHKHKQIGKYVLIGFVVFLIVLGLINSLR is encoded by the coding sequence GTGAACTGCTTGTTTGTACGGACGGAAAGCTTTCAACAGTTTATTCGTTACTACCCTGTGATCACCGCATTGATTGCCATTAACACCGTGCTGTTTGTCTTGATGCGTCTCCCGGTTATCGGCGAAGTGGTCCGTTTTTATGGAGTGGGCCAAAATATGGCCGTCGCCATGGGTGAATACTGGCGCTTGATCACCCCTATTTTTTTACATTATGGGTTGATGCACTTTTTGTTTAACACCTTTGGCTTAATTATTTTCGCACCTGCCTTGGAACGGCTGCTCGGACGCTGGAAATTTATCGGTCTGTATCTGGCAACAGGCATTGCCGGTAATGTGGGCACGTATTTCCTGGGCCCAGACTATTACGCCCACCTGGGTGCATCCGGCGCTTTGTACGGTTTGCTGGGTTTGTACCTGTACATGGTGCTGTTCCGCAAAGACCTGATGGACCCAGCCTCCAGTCAGATCGTCACCACCATTCTGATCATCGGTTTTATTTACAGCATTATTATGCCAGGTATCAACTGGTATGCCCACCTGTTTGGGTTTCTCTGCGGCCTGGCCCTGGGGCCGCTTGTGTTCAAGGGGCAAATGAAGTATTTTACCCTGATGAGCGACCCGGCGCCCACCCGTTCTGCTGATCCCCATAAGATTCGCTTTGATCCCCGGCGCTGGCAAAAAAGGCACAAGCACAAACAAATAGGCAAGTATGTGCTGATCGGTTTTGTTGTGTTCCTGATTGTACTCGGCTTGATCAACAGCCTGCGCTAG
- the thrB gene encoding homoserine kinase, translated as MNEPSFIIRVPGSTANLGPGFDSIGLAVNRYLELTVTPGESWLFVGDGELRDLPPLEDNLIYQVAQQVAEQHGRSLPPRQVAMQSTIPLAKGLGSSAAAIVAAIELANQVLELGLTQNEKLRLAALIEGHPDNVSASVFGGLVIGSHCQEWTDVVPCGVPPVDMVLMVPDSQLLTKKARNILPDRLAFKEAVTASSISNVLVAALLNNDWATAGKMMRRDRFHHPYRTQLIPELASILQEQDHFPAYGAALSGAGPSIIWFSPVGEGKYLEQLLAKRYPQYSFEQLQPDSHGVTVIKSSICRS; from the coding sequence ATGAATGAACCTTCCTTTATAATCCGTGTCCCTGGAAGTACGGCTAACTTGGGACCGGGCTTCGACTCCATCGGTTTGGCTGTTAACCGCTACCTTGAGCTGACTGTCACCCCGGGGGAAAGCTGGTTGTTTGTCGGTGACGGTGAGCTGCGTGACTTGCCTCCTCTTGAGGATAACTTGATTTACCAGGTGGCCCAGCAAGTGGCCGAACAACATGGACGGTCACTCCCTCCCCGCCAAGTGGCGATGCAAAGCACGATTCCCTTGGCCAAAGGGTTGGGCAGCAGTGCAGCTGCCATTGTGGCCGCCATTGAGCTGGCCAATCAAGTCTTGGAGCTCGGGCTGACACAGAATGAAAAATTACGCCTGGCTGCTTTAATCGAAGGGCATCCAGACAATGTCTCCGCTTCAGTGTTTGGGGGGTTGGTCATCGGCAGCCATTGCCAAGAGTGGACTGATGTGGTGCCTTGCGGTGTTCCACCTGTGGACATGGTGCTCATGGTCCCGGACAGCCAATTGTTAACCAAGAAGGCACGTAACATTCTCCCTGACCGCTTGGCATTCAAAGAAGCAGTTACAGCAAGCAGCATCAGCAATGTCCTGGTCGCTGCTCTCTTAAACAATGACTGGGCCACAGCAGGAAAAATGATGAGGCGCGACCGTTTCCATCACCCCTACAGAACCCAGTTGATTCCGGAACTGGCATCAATATTACAGGAGCAAGACCACTTCCCTGCTTACGGAGCTGCATTAAGTGGCGCCGGACCTTCCATTATCTGGTTTTCTCCTGTGGGAGAAGGGAAATATCTTGAACAGCTCTTGGCTAAGCGTTACCCTCAGTACAGTTTTGAACAGCTGCAACCTGATTCCCACGGGGTCACAGTGATCAAATCAAGTATATGCCGTTCTTGA
- a CDS encoding EamA family transporter, with protein sequence MRTTYERDYLKSTVALLTAMALWGSTFITTKIALNEVPPFLLTSLRFIIGFGILLPFAYQRGFRFNIIKQPVILS encoded by the coding sequence TTGAGAACAACCTATGAGCGTGATTATTTAAAAAGCACAGTTGCTTTGTTGACAGCCATGGCCTTGTGGGGTTCGACATTTATAACGACAAAAATCGCTCTGAATGAAGTCCCTCCTTTCCTCCTTACCTCTTTACGTTTTATCATCGGTTTTGGTATATTGCTTCCCTTTGCCTATCAAAGAGGGTTTCGTTTTAACATCATCAAACAGCCTGTGATTCTCAGCTAA
- a CDS encoding DoxX family protein, translating to MPFTRQKRHAHPLIRLAVSYIFLLAAIQKWLHMDQSTQLFGELGIPFPQWSILAVASVETVGAILILFNWRVKLATIPLLVIMLGALVWVKLPLLSSDGLWTMLNESRIDVLMIFLLVYLRQTGR from the coding sequence ATGCCTTTCACACGACAGAAGAGACACGCCCACCCCCTGATTCGCCTGGCTGTCAGTTATATCTTTCTGTTGGCCGCTATTCAAAAATGGCTCCATATGGACCAAAGCACCCAGCTTTTCGGAGAGTTAGGAATCCCATTTCCACAGTGGTCAATATTGGCCGTCGCAAGTGTGGAAACTGTGGGCGCCATTCTGATTTTGTTCAATTGGCGTGTTAAACTGGCCACTATCCCCTTGTTAGTCATCATGTTGGGAGCCCTGGTCTGGGTAAAGCTTCCGCTTTTATCTTCTGACGGATTATGGACTATGCTGAATGAGTCCCGCATTGATGTATTGATGATTTTTTTGCTTGTGTATTTAAGGCAAACGGGACGTTAG
- a CDS encoding homoserine dehydrogenase — protein sequence MTDVISVGLLGLGTVGCGVARIIEDHQEELEHQTGCAIRIKKALVQHLDKERDVKLDPDLLTNHAEEVIFDPEIDVIVEVMGGIEQTREYVLDALRQKKHVVTANKDLIALHGAELLQAAQENGCDLYYEASVAGGIPILRSLVEGLASDRILKIMGIVNGTTNYILTKMSKEGAAYEEALREAQKLGYAEADPTADVEGLDAARKMAILSTLGFLTNVELDDVSVQGISQVTAEDIAYCAKLGYTMKLIGIAQRDEGRIEVSVQPTLLPHDHPLAAVSNEYNAVYVYGESVGQTMFYGPGAGQLPTATAVVSDLVTVVKHMRLGVSGRSMVAPLYPKHLKTKEEILSKYFLRLHVKDQTGAFATITSLFSEHGVSLERVLQLPLKEAGLAEVVIMTHQTNKKAFDEVCQALECLEVIQAVKSRYRVEGES from the coding sequence ATGACAGATGTGATATCGGTTGGATTATTAGGGCTGGGGACGGTTGGCTGCGGCGTGGCCCGCATTATCGAGGATCATCAAGAAGAGCTTGAGCATCAAACTGGCTGTGCTATTCGCATTAAAAAAGCGTTGGTACAGCATTTAGATAAAGAACGGGACGTTAAGCTGGACCCAGACTTATTAACCAATCATGCCGAAGAGGTGATATTTGATCCGGAAATCGATGTGATTGTAGAAGTGATGGGTGGGATTGAACAAACCAGGGAGTATGTCCTGGACGCCTTGCGCCAGAAAAAACATGTGGTCACCGCCAACAAAGATTTAATCGCCTTGCATGGGGCCGAGCTTTTGCAAGCGGCTCAGGAAAACGGCTGCGACTTGTATTATGAAGCCAGCGTTGCCGGCGGCATTCCCATCCTCCGCAGTTTGGTCGAAGGGCTTGCTTCTGACCGTATTCTTAAGATCATGGGGATTGTCAATGGCACGACCAACTACATCTTAACCAAAATGAGCAAAGAAGGGGCCGCCTATGAAGAAGCACTGCGGGAAGCGCAAAAGCTGGGTTATGCGGAAGCCGATCCCACCGCTGATGTGGAAGGGTTGGATGCGGCCCGCAAAATGGCCATCTTAAGCACCCTCGGTTTTTTGACCAATGTGGAATTGGATGACGTCTCTGTACAGGGCATTTCCCAAGTGACAGCTGAAGATATTGCTTACTGCGCCAAACTGGGCTATACCATGAAACTGATCGGCATTGCCCAGCGGGATGAGGGGCGCATTGAAGTCAGCGTTCAGCCCACCCTTTTGCCACATGACCATCCTCTGGCCGCGGTCAGCAATGAATATAATGCGGTCTATGTTTACGGAGAGAGTGTGGGGCAAACCATGTTTTACGGCCCGGGAGCCGGGCAGCTGCCCACCGCCACAGCTGTTGTCTCCGATTTGGTCACTGTCGTCAAACACATGCGCCTTGGAGTGAGCGGGCGCAGTATGGTGGCTCCCTTGTATCCTAAGCATCTCAAAACAAAGGAGGAAATTTTATCTAAATACTTTTTGCGCCTGCATGTGAAAGATCAAACGGGAGCGTTCGCCACTATCACTTCCCTGTTTTCAGAGCATGGCGTTAGCCTGGAACGGGTGCTGCAACTGCCTCTAAAAGAAGCAGGGTTGGCCGAAGTGGTGATCATGACTCATCAAACCAATAAAAAAGCCTTTGATGAGGTGTGCCAGGCACTGGAATGTCTAGAAGTGATTCAAGCCGTCAAGAGTCGTTACCGCGTGGAAGGAGAGTCATAA
- a CDS encoding class II fumarate hydratase: protein MKTREVEMMTDAFRIARDPLGEVKVPKEAYYGAQTQRAVENFPISGQRLPRSFIRAQGIIKASAAKANCEVGALEERVAKAIIQAAEEVIEGKWDDQFVVDAYQAGAGTSQNMNANEVIASRSSEILGGERGDISLVHPNDHVNMAQSTNDTIHAAINIAVAEDIQHRLLGEVDALITVLKEKAETYDNVIKAGRTHLQDAVPIRYSQVFGGYAQSLAYARDNIHGCLDYLYEIGLGGNAVGTGINAHPDYARKAVSDVARRTQLPFRLPKDRFSFMQNTGAAVRVSHALKELAIHLIKISSDLRLLSSGPRTGLAEIRLPAVQPGSSIMPGKVNPVIPENMYMICAQVIGNDTVVTTAACESQLEINAMMPVIGYNVLNSVTLLGNGIKVFRERCVTGLEVDRDQCAYWLERSTALATVLNPYMGYERASQIAKKAYQQGKTVREVVVEERLLTEEEAERILNPEHLV, encoded by the coding sequence ATGAAAACCAGAGAGGTGGAGATGATGACTGATGCTTTCCGCATTGCCCGTGATCCGCTAGGTGAAGTTAAAGTACCGAAAGAGGCTTATTACGGCGCTCAAACCCAGCGGGCGGTAGAAAATTTTCCCATCAGCGGCCAGCGGTTGCCTCGTTCGTTTATCCGGGCCCAGGGCATTATTAAAGCATCAGCCGCCAAAGCGAACTGCGAAGTAGGGGCACTGGAGGAACGGGTGGCCAAAGCCATCATTCAGGCGGCTGAGGAAGTGATTGAAGGCAAATGGGATGATCAGTTTGTGGTGGATGCTTATCAGGCGGGAGCAGGCACGTCGCAAAACATGAATGCCAACGAAGTGATTGCCAGCCGGTCCAGTGAAATTTTGGGGGGTGAGCGGGGCGATATCAGCCTGGTTCATCCCAACGATCATGTGAATATGGCCCAATCGACCAATGACACCATTCATGCAGCTATTAACATTGCCGTTGCAGAGGACATTCAGCATCGCTTGCTGGGTGAAGTGGATGCCTTGATTACGGTATTGAAAGAAAAAGCAGAAACCTATGATAATGTGATTAAAGCGGGGCGCACCCACCTGCAGGATGCGGTTCCAATCCGTTATTCACAAGTTTTCGGGGGCTATGCCCAATCGTTGGCTTATGCCAGGGACAACATTCATGGGTGTCTTGACTATCTGTATGAGATCGGTCTTGGCGGGAATGCGGTGGGAACAGGGATCAATGCCCATCCTGATTATGCGCGAAAAGCGGTGTCCGACGTGGCCAGGCGAACTCAGTTGCCCTTCCGTCTGCCAAAGGACAGGTTCAGTTTCATGCAAAACACAGGTGCGGCTGTTCGTGTCAGTCATGCTTTAAAAGAGCTGGCCATCCATTTAATCAAAATCTCCAGTGATTTGCGCCTCTTAAGCTCGGGACCACGTACCGGCTTGGCCGAAATCCGATTGCCGGCTGTGCAGCCAGGATCTTCCATCATGCCGGGAAAAGTAAACCCTGTAATACCGGAGAACATGTACATGATTTGTGCCCAGGTCATTGGCAATGACACGGTTGTGACAACAGCTGCTTGTGAAAGCCAGCTGGAGATTAATGCCATGATGCCGGTGATTGGTTACAATGTTTTAAACTCCGTTACCCTGCTGGGTAACGGCATCAAGGTGTTCCGGGAACGGTGTGTCACAGGATTGGAAGTGGACCGGGACCAATGCGCCTATTGGCTGGAGAGAAGCACCGCTTTGGCCACAGTTCTGAACCCGTACATGGGGTATGAACGTGCGTCTCAAATCGCCAAAAAAGCATATCAACAAGGCAAAACGGTGCGTGAAGTTGTGGTGGAAGAGAGGCTCTTGACTGAAGAAGAAGCGGAGCGTATCTTAAATCCCGAGCATCTGGTTTAG